From Streptomonospora salina, the proteins below share one genomic window:
- the pdhA gene encoding pyruvate dehydrogenase (acetyl-transferring) E1 component subunit alpha, which translates to MADTAKAKGGGTAKSTGGRRRSRKDSTTPAAGGTTPGVADEKPDVLLDYYRRMVLVRRFEERTGQAYTQARIGGYCHLNLGEEATVVGLMDALRERDYLYTNYRDHGYAILKGMSPRRVMAELYGRSDGVAKGWGGSMHMYDTEARMLGGYGIVGGQLPLATGAALAVTYRGGDEVVMCQMGDGTTNIGAWHESLNLASLWNLPIVYTIVNNFTGMGTSVDASSAEPDLYKRGSAFRIEGVRVDGRDVLAVRDAAADVVEKARSEQRPYILECTSHRLKGHSVVDPAKYRTEEQVAEARANDPVAAFEQHLEKAGVLTEEKKKEISDAVKEEVADAADFAENSPSPDVSTLFDYTYATPVANESRRMPADPVFAE; encoded by the coding sequence ATGGCTGACACGGCCAAGGCGAAGGGCGGCGGCACCGCTAAGAGCACGGGAGGCCGCCGGCGGAGCCGGAAAGACAGCACCACCCCGGCCGCCGGCGGCACCACCCCCGGTGTCGCCGACGAGAAACCCGACGTACTACTCGACTACTACCGGCGGATGGTCCTCGTCCGCCGGTTCGAGGAGCGCACGGGACAGGCCTACACCCAAGCCCGCATCGGCGGCTACTGCCACCTGAACCTGGGCGAGGAGGCCACGGTCGTCGGGCTCATGGACGCCCTCCGAGAGCGCGACTACCTCTACACCAACTACCGGGACCACGGCTACGCGATCCTCAAGGGCATGAGCCCGCGGCGGGTCATGGCCGAGCTCTACGGCCGCAGCGACGGCGTCGCCAAAGGCTGGGGCGGCTCCATGCACATGTACGACACCGAAGCCCGCATGCTGGGCGGCTACGGCATCGTCGGCGGCCAGTTGCCTCTGGCCACCGGCGCCGCGCTCGCCGTGACCTACCGCGGCGGCGACGAGGTCGTCATGTGCCAGATGGGCGACGGCACCACGAACATCGGCGCCTGGCACGAGTCCCTCAACCTCGCGTCGCTGTGGAACCTGCCCATCGTCTACACCATCGTGAACAACTTCACCGGCATGGGCACCTCGGTCGACGCTTCCTCGGCCGAACCCGACCTGTACAAGCGGGGTTCGGCCTTCCGCATCGAGGGCGTGCGCGTCGACGGCCGCGACGTGCTCGCGGTGCGCGACGCCGCCGCCGACGTCGTCGAGAAGGCCCGCTCCGAGCAGCGGCCCTACATCCTGGAGTGCACGAGCCACCGCCTCAAGGGGCACTCGGTGGTCGACCCCGCCAAGTACCGCACCGAGGAGCAGGTGGCCGAGGCCCGCGCCAACGACCCCGTCGCCGCGTTCGAGCAGCATCTGGAGAAGGCCGGCGTGCTGACCGAGGAGAAGAAGAAGGAGATCTCCGACGCGGTCAAGGAGGAGGTCGCCGACGCCGCCGACTTCGCGGAGAACAGTCCTTCCCCCGACGTCTCCACGTTGTTCGACTACACCTACGCCACCCCCGTGGCGAACGAGTCGCGCCGCATGCCCGCCGACCCGGTGTTCGCCGAATAG
- a CDS encoding GntR family transcriptional regulator, with protein sequence MVDLPQWPEDPARLARNPLREQIRRMLVDGLLSGRWQPGERIVERRVASEFNVSQAPVREALRELENLRLIESVPNKGARVRDFGVADMAEIYPVRAGLELVAAELAAPRLSADPRPLEREVESLRRATADGDVEEQIKHSVEFHREIVRAADNSVLSHTWESLGVEVWTRLSVRWLSMELHAKAVDHAQITDAFRRGDPDVGRMVREHVLNYVEAALKTSGHAQ encoded by the coding sequence ATGGTCGACCTCCCCCAGTGGCCGGAGGACCCCGCCCGCTTGGCCCGGAACCCGTTGCGGGAACAGATCCGGCGCATGCTGGTGGACGGGCTGCTGTCGGGCCGCTGGCAACCGGGCGAGCGCATCGTCGAGCGCCGCGTGGCGAGCGAGTTCAACGTCAGCCAGGCGCCCGTGCGCGAGGCGCTGCGCGAACTGGAGAACCTGCGCCTGATCGAGTCGGTGCCCAACAAGGGCGCGCGGGTGCGCGACTTCGGCGTAGCCGACATGGCCGAGATCTACCCGGTGCGCGCGGGCCTGGAGCTGGTAGCGGCCGAGCTGGCGGCGCCGCGGCTGTCGGCCGATCCGCGTCCGCTGGAGCGCGAGGTCGAGTCGCTGCGGCGCGCCACCGCCGACGGCGACGTCGAGGAGCAGATCAAGCACAGCGTGGAGTTCCACCGCGAGATCGTCCGCGCCGCCGACAACAGTGTGCTGTCCCACACGTGGGAGTCGCTGGGGGTGGAAGTGTGGACCCGGCTGTCGGTGCGGTGGCTCAGCATGGAGCTGCACGCCAAGGCCGTCGACCACGCGCAGATCACTGACGCGTTCCGCAGAGGCGACCCGGACGTGGGGCGGATGGTGCGCGAGCACGTCCTCAACTACGTCGAGGCCGCCCTTAAGACGTCCGGACACGCCCAGTGA
- a CDS encoding alpha-ketoacid dehydrogenase subunit beta has protein sequence MSVITYRQALRDTLRAEMLRDDDVLLLGEEIGLFEGSYKITEGLLNEFGEQRVRDTPISEEGFVGAAVGTAMMGLRPVVELMTINFSLIAVDQIINHAAKVYGMFGGQTSVPMVIRTPGGGGQQLGATHSQNIELFYAFVPGLKVLAPSSPADAAAMLRAAVRDDDPVMLLENLGLYNSKGEVPDGDESVAEIGRAAVTREGSDITLIGYSRMAAMSLRVAEELAEQDVSVEVVDLRSLRPLDRQTVVDSVRKTGCAVIAEDDWLTYGIGAEVAASIQEGAFDYLDAPVRRVAMAEVPLPYAKPLENAALPSTESITTAVKETLSAVGKRVG, from the coding sequence ATGTCTGTGATCACTTACCGCCAAGCCCTGCGCGACACGCTGCGGGCGGAGATGCTCCGCGACGACGACGTGCTGCTTCTCGGCGAGGAGATCGGGCTCTTCGAGGGCTCCTACAAGATCACCGAAGGGCTGCTGAACGAATTCGGCGAGCAGCGGGTGCGCGACACCCCGATCTCGGAAGAGGGCTTCGTCGGCGCCGCCGTGGGAACGGCGATGATGGGGCTGCGCCCCGTCGTCGAGCTGATGACGATCAACTTCTCGCTGATCGCCGTCGACCAGATCATCAACCACGCCGCCAAGGTCTACGGGATGTTCGGCGGCCAGACCAGCGTGCCGATGGTGATCCGCACGCCGGGCGGCGGCGGGCAGCAGCTCGGCGCCACGCACTCCCAGAACATCGAGCTCTTCTACGCTTTCGTCCCCGGGCTGAAGGTCCTCGCCCCCAGCTCTCCCGCCGACGCCGCCGCGATGCTGCGCGCCGCCGTCCGCGACGACGACCCGGTGATGCTGCTGGAGAACCTGGGTCTGTACAACTCCAAGGGCGAGGTTCCCGACGGCGACGAATCGGTCGCCGAAATCGGCCGCGCCGCCGTCACCCGCGAAGGCAGCGACATCACCCTCATCGGGTACTCGCGCATGGCCGCCATGAGTCTGCGGGTCGCCGAGGAGCTGGCCGAGCAGGACGTCAGCGTGGAGGTCGTCGACCTGCGCAGTCTGCGCCCCCTCGACCGGCAGACCGTCGTGGACTCGGTCCGCAAGACCGGGTGCGCGGTGATCGCCGAGGACGACTGGCTGACCTACGGCATCGGCGCCGAGGTCGCCGCATCCATCCAGGAGGGCGCCTTCGACTACCTCGACGCCCCGGTGCGCCGGGTGGCCATGGCCGAGGTGCCCCTCCCCTACGCCAAGCCGCTGGAGAACGCGGCGCTGCCGTCGACCGAGTCGATCACCACCGCCGTCAAGGAGACCTTGAGCGCTGTGGGCAAGCGAGTCGGGTGA